The stretch of DNA AGTCCTTCGACAAGCCAGTCGATCGGCTGCCCGGCCTCGATGAAGGTCAACTCCCTCGTCAATCTTGGGTACAGATGTCTCACCAATCTGTTGAACCCGACGCCGAGAAAGTGACCGTTGCCGCCGGTGACTGTCACCCTCGTGCCAAGCTTGCGAATCTTCCGGACGAGCTTCCGCTGGTGTCGATCGAAGCGCGCCATCGAAATCCCAAATGAATACTCCAGGAAGGATGAGGGCAATACGACGATCGCCGGTTCCCCTGATGTCCCGGAAGTTTGGAAAATGGCGACATCGTCGATAGGTACGCCAAGCTTCCGGATATCCCGGAGATGATCGCGGGCCCTGTCGAGGGGAAGAGAACGAATCGTCAGCCAGTCGTCGAACTCACTCATGAGATCGCGTTTGCGGGTCACCGGCAACTCGCGCAGTTCGACCTCGCTTGATGGACCGAGATCCGCGTAAAGCCTGTGAAACAATGGGGAGTCCCGCCGCGCTTTTTCCACGAGACGCCGCAGGTTGCGGAGCTGTGTGGCTTCGATTCGCTTCCGTCCTCCCCAGGCTGTCCAGAGACCGCCGGCGAAGTATCCCAGTGTTCTAAGAAGGCTGATTCGCATAGGCTGATGGGTATGCCCCAGGGGAGCTCAAGTGCCGCCTAACAATGAATAGGCTGCGTGCTCGTTTATTGACTCGAACGCGCTGTCACGTTCAACAATATTATCCAGTGCGCCATCTTCTACCTAACCGTTGATAGCAAACATTCCTAAGCATAGCTCAGCAGCCGCTAGGGGAAATCGGTGAATTCTCACGCGCTAGGCGGCCGCGATGTTTTCCCGTGGTCTTATACCATGAGTAAGTGATGCGTGTGCTTGGCTACCTGTTTGGCCCCATGCACCTGATGGGGTCCTTGATGTAAGGCTCAGGCCTTCGAGCACTTGAAACCTGCCGCCTGCGCATACGGGATATCGACGTCGAACGCAGATCATCACGGTGAGGGCCGGCAAGGGCTTTACCGGTGTCAGAAGCCCGCTCGGATAATGGCGATGGACTAGATTCAAGCACGCTACCGCCCCTACCCGGCAATCATTGACGGACTCCTCGCATCCCCACGTTCCGGCAATGTCGGTAAGCCGCCGGCCATCAAAGCAACCTTAAGCATTCAGCGTATGCAAGAGTGCCGATGCATGCCACACGTCGATTGGTCGCAGACGTCGCTCGCCCCCGCTGAACCAAAAAAGGCCCCCGCGCCGGAGGTCCGGCACGGGGGCCTGTTTATGTGTCACGTCATGAATCACGCCAACCTGCCTTGGCTGGGGCGTTAACGCATCGCATCAGCGGCGCGGCCCCTGCCGCGTCCGGCTGCATGCGTTTGATGCGGTTCTTTCCCCAGTGACGTCCCACCTAGAACAGGACTGATGAGTGTGTGAGAAGCTACGGAAATTCACGGACTCTTGGTGAAACCTCTAGGGGACACCCGGAGCCCAGACGTAAGTACTCAACCTGAGGCGGCCATCCGGTCAAGGAATACCTGTGCGTCCCAGTTATGGGCCCAGGCGATGTAGTCGTCGCTGGCCATGGGTTTCGCGAGCCCGAAACCCTGACCGTAATCACAGCCAAGGTGCCTGAGCGCACTCGCGATGGAATAGGACTCGACGCCCTCGGCGACCACGAAACAGTCGTTGGCGTCAGAGATCGCCAGAATACTCTTCACAAGCGCGAGACTTCCCCCATCGGAAAGAAGCGTTCTGATGAATAGCTGGTCAATCTTCAGTTTATCCACCGGCAGCGAGTGGAAATAGGTCAGCGATGCATACCCCGTTCCGAAGTCATCGAGTGAAAACCTGATGCCGAGCTCCTTGCAGACCCGCAGTATCTCATTGGCCTGATCAAAGTCTCTGATCGATGAGACTTCCAGAACCTCGATCTCCAGATTTTCGCCGGAGATAGACGCGTCATCAAGGAATTGCTTCAGGAGTGACGGAAGCTCCCTGTTTTCGATGGTGCTGGGCATAACGTTCAAGCTGAAAGGGCCCTGCAGTCCGTATGCACGAAAGCGCCTAACCTGAGCCAGGGCCTCTTTCATCACCCAGGTATCAAGCTCCCATTCGAGTGACGTACCCCTGATGGCCGTAATCACCTCGACTGGGGGCGTCGGACCATCGGGTCTGAACCAGCGTAACAGGGCTTCTGCGCCAGATAGCGAACCATCTCGCAGGCAAATTCTAGGTTGAAAGTGCAGGATAAACTCGTCGTTCTCGATCGCCTTTTCAATGTCGACGAGTAATTGATTCCGTGATCGGTTCGACTGATGACGCTTGGCATCAAAATAGCAGATACGCGACTTTCCGGATTCCTTGGCTTCGTACATGGCATGGTCGGCATGGCGAAGCAACTCGTCGGGTTCATCGCTGTCGTGTGGGTAGATCGTGACACCGATACTCGCGGTAATCGCGAAACTGCCGAATTCCGTTGAATAGGTCCCTTCGATCGACTGCTTGACCCGCTGAACGGCGTCCTGGATATCCTGCTCGTTTTCTCCGGTAAGAAGGCCCACGAACTCATCGCCGCCAAGCCGTGCGAATGTGTCCTCAGCCCGGACACTGTGTTCCAGATGCCGGGCGATGCCCACCAGCACCTCATCGCCGAGGCTATGTCCCTGACGGTCGTTGATCCGCTTGAAATTATCCAGATCTATGAACAATACGCCAAGAAAAAAACCGTGGCGTCTTGCCAGGTTCAGGGCCGCAGATATTCGGTCTGAGAACAGTTTCCGGTTGGGAAGCCCTGTGAGCGCATCATGCAGTGCGAGATGCTCCAGGGCTTGCTGCGCATCCATGATCTCGGAGATGTCCTGTGCCGTTCCGATGGAGCGTTCAGGATTTCCTTCACTGTCATAGTAAGTGACGCCGCGTGCTTCAATCCACTTGGTGGCCGGGCCGGCCTTTATGCGGTAGCGAATGTTGTATTCAGTGCCGTCCTTGACGGAGGCCTTGTAGGCCGCATCGACAAACTCCCGATCATCGTCAAAAATGAGGCTGACGAAAATCTCATAGTTGGGATCCAGAGCGTTTGCTTCGAGCCCGTAAATGGCGAAGATTTCCTCTGACCAGTACAGCGTTCCATTCTGGTAGTTCAGCTCCCAGAAGCCAACGCCGGAGAGTCGCTGAGCCTCGCGCCTTCGGCGCTCGGAAATGGCCAGGGCATCTGACAGCTCTTGTATTCCCAGTCCAGTCGTGGGTTTGCCACGCAATTTTTTCACGGATATAGGCCTAGTTCAGACAACCTGGAAAATCCACCGGCACCCAACACATTCCACAATTCCTCTCTGCCTTCAGGAAAAACAGGCCCTTTCTGCCATGACACCAAGGCATTCAACCTGAATGACACAGGCTATCAGGGTGACGGGGAGAAGAATGCTGGCACTGACGCCCTCTCCGGGTCGGTAAGAATAAAGACTAGCAACGCTCAATTCGCCCTACAAGGAATGCAAACGCGACCTGGCCAGAAGGGCCACCATCCGAGCCCTGGGTGCATCACGCCTATCGCGGGGTAGATCAGTAAGGTACGGCCCATACGCTATCGGGCCTGCACACGCCATGCCAGAATGGAGGAGCCACATGTTCAAAACCCTTAGATATAGTCGTGAACTCCCGTATACATGCCATGATCGATTTGATTTCCATAACCATGGCTTCATTCGTCGTTCAGGCATGGAAAACGATTCGGCATTCCATTGTTACGTGCAATATTCCGGTCGGTTAATTCTGCTGATCACTCCATTGAACGTCACCAGACTCCACGCCTCATGAGCCCTGTCTATCTCGGTCCTTATCGAGCATCTCAACCAGAACTCCATTTAATACTGCGATGCAAAAAAACAAGCTTCAACAGGTCTTTCATATGTATGGGGAAAAGGCTTTTCCGTGGTGCGCAGATCTTTGCGGTGTCGGCATTTCCAGGGCGACGGGCATGCTAACGCGCCTGACAGGAACAACGTCCACGTCATCAGCCGTCGAGAGTGTTGAATCGTATGAGGTCGGTCGATAGCCTTCCGGCGCCGCCCCCATCAAGTCCTTCCCGCCATTGCTCCTGCTGGAGATGATGGTGGTGACCATGAGTCCCAGGCCAAGCCCGCCCAGCAAACTGCCAACAGAGCCGAGAGAGGATTGCGGTAGAAAGAAGAAGCCGATGCCATCGGTCGTGACCGGTGATACCGCACGGCGCGTTCTACCCCGCCCCGTGGAGGCCGTATCAGGCCGCCACGACCCGATTCTTGCCGGTCCGCTTCGCCTGGTAAAGTGCATCATCCGCCCGTTTCAGGGTGGCCTCGTAGGTGCGATCTTCCGGCACCGTGGTCGCGACCCCGATGCTGACGGTGGCGACGAGGTCGGCCGTGGAGAAGCGACTCAACTCGCGCCTGAAGCACTCGCGCAGCCGGTCGGCAAAGTGCACCGCGTTCTCCAGCCCGGTGTTCGGCAGGCAGATCACGAACTCGTCCCCCCCGAAGCGACAGGCGACATCCGTCTTCCTGAGCTCCGCGCGACAGATCGTGCCGATCGCCATGAGGATGTCGTCCCCGGCGTAGTGGCCGAGGGTGTCATTGATCCGCTTCAGGTTGTCGATGTCGAACATCAGGATGGACGTCGGCACCGCGTAGCGGTCGAACATCTCATGATTAAGCGACAGGTCGCGCTCCAGTTTCCGGCGGTTGAAGAGCCCCGTAAGCTCGTCGGTGTCGCCGAACTCGCGCAGCTTGATCTCCAGGTCGTGCCGCTCCGAGATGTTGCTCGCCACCCAGAGCACCACGTCTTCCCCCTCCACCTGGAAATCGAGCGCCTGGATGCGCCCCTCGAACCAGATGGGCTCCTCGGGCCCCTCATCCTGGAGACCCTCGACGTCCCCGCCGCTCAGCTCGTATTCCCGGATCAGCAGCTGGCCGGTCTCCAGCGCCAGCTCGATCTGCTCCAGAAACCAGGCCGCCTTCTCGGGCTCCACCACGTCGGCGATATGGCAGCCGACCAGGCCACTGCCGTCATGGTAGTAACGGGCATCGCGACCGCCGAACACCGACACGTACTTGCCGGTCCTCGTGAGGATGAAGACAGGGTCCGGCAACGCCTGCAGGACAAGGGGCATCTGCTCAATGCTGATCATAGAAGTGCTCGCTCTGATACATCTTTATGATCTTATTTCATGAGACAGCTGTCACCTGCTCGCTTCAACGGGAAGGCGGAGGCGGCACCCTGCCCCGCCCACGCGCCCTGCAAGCCCCTCACATCAAGGCCCCTCACAGCAAAGCCCCCGAGCCGGTCGACCGGCTCGGGGGCGTCTTCGTGCCAACCCCCCAACGGCGGGCAACCGCAGTGACCAGCTTACCGCATGCCGGCCAGGGCCGCGCGATGCGCGTGCAGCTTCTGGTAGCTCTCGATCAGGCGATGGTGCTTCTCGAGGCCTTCCAGCGCCATGCTGGTGGGGGTCAGGCCATGGAAGCGCACGGTGCCCTTCACCGAACCCACCACGGCGTCCATGGTCGCCTCGCCGAACATGCGCGTGAGGTTGTGGCGGTAGTCCGCCAGGGCCAGCTCGTCATCCAGGGTGATCTCCAGCACCGCGTGCAGGGCCTGGTAGAAGAGCCCGCGCTCGACGGTGTTGTCGTTGAACTGCTGGAACATGTCTACCCGCTCCAGCGCCTCCTCGTGCTGGCCCAGCGCCAGGTTGATCAGCAGCTTGAGCTCGAGAATGGTGAGCTGGCCCCAGACGGTGTTCTCGTCGAACTCGATGCCGATCAGGGTGATGATGTCGATGTGGTCATCGAGCTGGCTCTCCTCCAGGCGCTCCAGCAGGTCGGCCAACTGGTCGTCGCTCAGGTCGTGGAGGTGAAGGATGTCCTCCCGGTAGTCGAGGGCCATGTTGGTGTTGTCCCAGACCAGGTCCTCCACCGGGTAGACCTCGGAGTAGCCCGGCACCAGGATCCGGCACACCGGCGCGCCGAGATCCTCGTGCACGGCCACGTACGCCTCCTTGCCCAGCTCCTCGAGGATCCCGAACAGCGTCGCCGCCTCTTCCTCCGTACTGCTGGAACCGCTGCCGGAGAAGTCCCACTCGACGAAGTCGACGTCCGCCTTCGCACTGAAGAAGCGCCAGGAGACCAGCCCGGAGGAGTCGATGAAGTGCTCGACGAAGTTGTTGGGCTCGGTCACGGCCAGCGAGCTGAAGGTCGGCGCCGGGAAGTCATTCAGGCCCTCGAAGCTGCGGCCCTGCATCAGCTCGGTGAGGCTTCGCTCCAGGGCCACCTCGAAGCTCGGGTGCGCCCCGAAGGAGGCGAAGACGCCGCCCGTCTTCGGGTTCATCAGGGCGACGCAGGCCACGGGGAATCGTCCGCCCAGGGAGGCGTCCTTGACCAGGATCGGGAAGCCCTGCTCCTCCAACGCCTCGACGCCCTCAAGGATGTCGGGGTACTTCCTCAGCACCTCGTGGGGCACGTCCGGCAGGGCGAGCTCCTGCTCGATGATCTCGCGCTTCACGGTCCGCTCGAAGA from Halomonas aestuarii encodes:
- a CDS encoding GGDEF domain-containing protein — translated: MISIEQMPLVLQALPDPVFILTRTGKYVSVFGGRDARYYHDGSGLVGCHIADVVEPEKAAWFLEQIELALETGQLLIREYELSGGDVEGLQDEGPEEPIWFEGRIQALDFQVEGEDVVLWVASNISERHDLEIKLREFGDTDELTGLFNRRKLERDLSLNHEMFDRYAVPTSILMFDIDNLKRINDTLGHYAGDDILMAIGTICRAELRKTDVACRFGGDEFVICLPNTGLENAVHFADRLRECFRRELSRFSTADLVATVSIGVATTVPEDRTYEATLKRADDALYQAKRTGKNRVVAA
- a CDS encoding putative bifunctional diguanylate cyclase/phosphodiesterase, with amino-acid sequence MKKLRGKPTTGLGIQELSDALAISERRRREAQRLSGVGFWELNYQNGTLYWSEEIFAIYGLEANALDPNYEIFVSLIFDDDREFVDAAYKASVKDGTEYNIRYRIKAGPATKWIEARGVTYYDSEGNPERSIGTAQDISEIMDAQQALEHLALHDALTGLPNRKLFSDRISAALNLARRHGFFLGVLFIDLDNFKRINDRQGHSLGDEVLVGIARHLEHSVRAEDTFARLGGDEFVGLLTGENEQDIQDAVQRVKQSIEGTYSTEFGSFAITASIGVTIYPHDSDEPDELLRHADHAMYEAKESGKSRICYFDAKRHQSNRSRNQLLVDIEKAIENDEFILHFQPRICLRDGSLSGAEALLRWFRPDGPTPPVEVITAIRGTSLEWELDTWVMKEALAQVRRFRAYGLQGPFSLNVMPSTIENRELPSLLKQFLDDASISGENLEIEVLEVSSIRDFDQANEILRVCKELGIRFSLDDFGTGYASLTYFHSLPVDKLKIDQLFIRTLLSDGGSLALVKSILAISDANDCFVVAEGVESYSIASALRHLGCDYGQGFGLAKPMASDDYIAWAHNWDAQVFLDRMAASG
- a CDS encoding OsmC domain/YcaO domain-containing protein, which encodes MEIKVNYLDNLRLEAKFDDFTVISDQPIRYKGDGSAPGPFDYFLASSAMCAAYFVKVYCNARDIPTENIRLSQNNIVDPENRYNQIFKIQVELPADLSDKDRQGILRSIDRCTVKKVVQTGPEFQIETVENIDEDAQALLLGKAQGEGATWIEGKDLPLEQTIANMTSILADLGMKIEIASWRNIVPHVWSLHIRDAASPMCFTNGKGATKESALCSALGEFIERLSCNFFYNDQFFGEEIAGSQFVHYPDEEWFQPGPNDELPEGILDDHCRAIYDPDGELGGSHLIDTNSGQVARGIVSLPFVRQSDGETVYFPSNLIENLFLSNGMSAGNTLHEAQVQCLSEIFERTVKREIIEQELALPDVPHEVLRKYPDILEGVEALEEQGFPILVKDASLGGRFPVACVALMNPKTGGVFASFGAHPSFEVALERSLTELMQGRSFEGLNDFPAPTFSSLAVTEPNNFVEHFIDSSGLVSWRFFSAKADVDFVEWDFSGSGSSSTEEEAATLFGILEELGKEAYVAVHEDLGAPVCRILVPGYSEVYPVEDLVWDNTNMALDYREDILHLHDLSDDQLADLLERLEESQLDDHIDIITLIGIEFDENTVWGQLTILELKLLINLALGQHEEALERVDMFQQFNDNTVERGLFYQALHAVLEITLDDELALADYRHNLTRMFGEATMDAVVGSVKGTVRFHGLTPTSMALEGLEKHHRLIESYQKLHAHRAALAGMR